The nucleotide window TCTTTAGCATCCTCTACTTCCAAACAGTTAAAGTCCTAACCTCCTTTATGACTTTGATCTTTGCCGCCGCGTCAAACTTCTCAAGCTTTATATCAAATGTGATCTTCTCAGAACATGTCTTTGTAATCACTGGAGGTCTTCCTTCAATCCTAAACATCCAATTCAAGCGAGCCAATTTAACTCAAATGGAGAAACACTCTACTGCTGAGAAATGGAAATATACTATAACCCAAAAGAAACTGATGTCATAGATATCATCGTTACAAAAGTAAACTTTAGAATCTACTTAGCATGTACAATGGCATAAAAGCATATAAAATTTGGTGTGGATTGTGATCTTTCGTGGTCAACAGTAAAAACTGCCAAAAGGAGCTAAATTGCATCACCAGGCCGTATGACGAGGAAACCAGAAAGAGCAAACCTAGTTTACTTGTTTTTATAAAAGATTAGGTTACTCAGCAGTTATATTTGACTCTTTGCATTACTACTGCAAACCATCCAAAAATGCAAGAAATATTAGATCCTCCCGAGTTTTTTATTACTTGACAGAATCTCTCAACACCTAactaataaaattataaaattattcaTTCATCAGAATACCCAGATACTTGAAAGAAGAAACATTTTCATGTATACAAACTTATTTAACATACCATGAATGTGACATGGATTTTGAGCTCTTGAGTTGCAAGAGTTGTTGGACTCAAACGGACACCTGCAGATACAAATTAGCTCATTAAATTTATTATAgggaaacaaattaacaatttaattattatagataaaaaaaaactataatttCATCAGAAAAGGGAAGTAGAAACAATAGTAGTGTTCACAAAGCAAAAATAAAACTCCTAGAGCATCTTCCATAACATTAAGAAACTAATTGATCAACTATAAGCTATGTACTACTAGTGCAGAAATTAAGGAGAAGGATCATCATTGAAATAACAAGGAAACCCAACGATAGAGAGAGATGTGAACAGTTACCCAGTAGTAATTCGAATCCTACCTTCTTATTTCAAAGAGCCTACCAATCAGAACAGATACAATGGTCCCGCTTGCCTTTTGGGAAGCTTTATCAACCAGCTCACTTTAACTATTAGCAGAGCAAGAACAGATCAAAACTAACATAACATATTCCTATCACAAATCAACCCATCGAAACATGAACTACAACAACAAAATTTCCGCAAGCATCCAAAGCCTGCAACACATCAAATGTTGCGCCACAGCTTGAATACACAAAAAATTATAAACTTGAGACCTAATTTCCCCTCTAAGTTGTTGGCACTAATTGTAATGTGCCATGAATATCAACTGCAGCACCTCAGAATTATCAGGATCATTACAGTACACAACCCTAGAGTACCCCCTATCCCCAATTTTGGCATGAACATCTTCGAAAGAAGACAGAATACATGAAAACGAGTACAATTTACTGAAATGTATCGTTCTCCTTCACCCTCTCGGCATTTTCGAACACCTCAAACTCTCGAATCCAATCCCTAAACCAAACTCCCCACAATTTCCCACCCACATTGCTCCTTAACTTCCCACAAAATTCACCAACACCAAACAAAAATGTCACACCTACTTCTTCAAATCACAGAAAATTACAACCATCCACGTATTCAATATGAACTACAACACAAAAATCAGTACCGAATCTACAACAACATAGCCACAATATGAACTCAAAAACTCACAACCTCAAATTCAAGCGAGGCTAATCAAATCGGAGAGAGATTGAGAGCATAGTATAAGAGCTAAAGCAAAGCCTGAGGTGTGGAATATACGGAAACCCTAGCTGTGAGAAGTACCTTACTTCGATTCCGGGGTTTGCAGAGATCTTTTTCTTGCCTCCTGAGCTGCTAAAAATGTTAGGagaaagagaatgagagagagaagatagagaGTGTGAGATAGGGACCTCTTATGAATAGGAGAACGAAATCCACAATGAAGAAGAATAAGCTGTAGGTACAGATCGAGTCTTGAGCACCGAATCTCGGTCGCAGGCTCGCAGCTCTCGTCGTCGCCTTCCAGTTCGTCTCTAGGTCGCTTTCCAGTCGGAGATGGAGGTACAGTGGTCACCGGCAACTCGGCTCCAGCAGGAGAAAGATCGGTGCAAAACGACATCGACTTCGGAGACGGCGAGGGGGTTGATGGAGAGGCGGAGACTGCTGGAGGGGATTAGCgtggggaggagagagagagaactgatCTGGTTTTGAAATTGAAACACAAGTCGGATATATTAATATTAAGGGTAAAATGGGAAACGAAAATATCACAAACTgaccttttttaacatcacttcattattcataagaactaaattaatattactaacaattcaCAATGGactttttatcaagtgggaaactaggtgacttttttatcatttcacttTCTAAAGTGACCTTTTCCATCATTACcctataaaaatatataatatattcctatagaagtaatttttttattattctaaTTGATAGATTATAATAAGTTTTTGTATATAAATGTCCATATATActcttatttatatttttatatgccataaaaataatttaaaattaaaaatggtaaaaccgcctaggcgcctgAGTGCTAGTCCCCTaaccaccgcccgactagcgcctagcgatttttagaaccttgttaATACTACTTTGGGATGATTTGAAAGCTTTTCAATATATTTTCTGTTAAGTTAAAGAATTTGTTTTCAGTTACTAGTGTTGAGCATATCACACAGGTCAATATTTAAAATACAGACCCATATTACATAACTGTGCATTTAGCCCTCAGAAACCAGGTTCTATTAGggcccaatagacatctattggcccccaataaaacTTGTATAGAGAGCCAGAAATAAAACAGTAGGACATCAAACTACATTGCAAATATGCAAGTGTAAAAATTCCACACTTGTTGAACTTCAAGCCTCCAAAACtcaagttctattgggggccaatagatgtctattgcccccaatagacttttGTAGGGTCAGTTAGCTTTCACAACCCATTGGAAAAACTTGCAACTCAAAACCAGACAtgctaaaatgaaaataaacataaaaacaactGCTGAAATAAGAAAAagttaaaatgaaataaaaatggATAGAGCAACCGGAAAAAATCTCAATACAAGTTCTTGAAAAACTTAATCAATTTATcagtcaacaacaaaattgaaGGACCAATCAATGTCAATAATCTTTGACAGCAAAAAATGTTAAACTGACCCTAGATAAAatcatctattgccccccagtagcctattactgccccccaatacaaccaGTCAGAATGCTAAAACAATTGACAAATTTACATTCAAATAGGTTCAGTGCAGGTCTTCTTGTTATGTTGTCCCATTTTGCCACATCAGCTACAACGAATGAGCTTCTTTTCACACTCTCCTCTAGACTTGAACCTCTTGAGCCTAGGCCTCCCAGCAGGCCTCTTTGCATTTGGAGGAAGTATGAAGCCACTGCTAGCAGATTCTGAAGAAGCCATATCAACATTGGAAATTGGATAAATTGGAAAATCATAGCACTTCTGGCAATAATCAACATGAAAATGCTTAtctataaaagcataaacatccAATGAGGCAGCTTGAATTGCAACAAGACCATGGCAGCAAGGAAAGCAGTTAATCTCCCATTTTTTACACGAGCAAGAAAGAGTTCCAAGGTCCACAACATAAGAATACTTTGATCTCACTTCATAAACATTTGTATGGGAGTAATGCACATTGAAACGGCAAGCTTTCTTCATACCTTCTTTCAAACGACCCTCCATAACAGGAGTAAGTCGTGAGGTCCAGAGTTGAGCCTCGTCTCTCCTCTCACCCATCATCTGCATCACCTTAATCCGAGTCTGATCAAGCATAGTGTACACTGGCATCTCACGCTCAACAGCAAACCAAGCATTAAAAGATTCAGCTACACTATTAGCCATAATTCCATAACGGCATCCAGGGAAAAATGTGCGACACCAATTTTGAAGAGGCAAATCAGCAAGAAATGAATCTATAATATCAGCACCACCAACTTCTCTCAACTCTCTTAAATGAAAACGATATTCCTTTTCAGTGCACGAATATGCCAACTCAAAAAACTTCTTTTTAACATTATCTTTCAAAACAGAAGACCCTTTACTATTGTATTTAGTCATAAGGTTATGCACCAAGTGCTTGTAATAGAAAAGATGAGGATTACTAGGAAATATCTTGTTGAAACCACTCAACAGTCCAACACCACGATCACTAATAAACGTAATTAATCTACCTTGAGGTTCAAGCAAGCTCTTCAAGTGTTGGAAGAAAAAGGACCAATTAGCATCAGTCTCAGAATCACAGACACACATTACAAGAGGAAAGAAACCTGCAAACAGAAAAAAAGAGtaagtctattgggggccaatacatgtctattgggagacaatacaTGATAGCAGCGAGCCGCTGCACTGCCAACGTGAGCATACCGCTCCACATTTTCAACAAATCTTTATTTATATGTGTATCTCATAATTATCTATACATTCATACCTTCGTTGGTTCATCCGCTTCCGGCCATCTCTAGGCAAAGGACTAATGACGTCTAGCTCATCTCATCGGACTGGTGACCTTTGTTTCAACAAACATATCAAGCAAGCTCGTGTCCATTCTCGAGCCATCCAAACAGGTGAGATTCTCAATCCTTAATTCGATTTGGCAGTGGATCTCTTATTGGAATCGATTTGATTTgtggtttttgtgttttgatatTTTTGCGGAGTTTAGTTATGCAATGACAAAGATTGTGGGGACGCTGGGGTCGAAATCCCACTCTATAGAGGTTATCTCTACTTGCCTCAATGTATAGATTAGGGATATTTTGCTCACCACATGAGCTCCTAAGTTTACAATGTTTGCTGGAAGAAAAACCTGCCTCCCTTCTTATATAGGGTGAAGGGATAACTACCATGCTAAGATTGTCCatgttgtcaattttaatttagtactcGCAAGTGCACGATTCAATTGTAGGATAGATGTGGAAGCACGAGGTCATTCCCTCAAGGACTGATTGAAACAATTTTGCAATGACAAGTGTGCTTTACTTAagtgaaacaaactgatttttatgatgattgagttgtaaacagaaaattaaaggaaagaaaaactaaaattaaagacaagaatgagcaatgagattTCTTTAAGTTTAAGAACagattatgaagatgctaaagcattgaatccaccacctaatacTTCTACCCTATTCTCTAGTTGATAACCATTGAATTCTTAGATATCATGCTAAAGATTTCcgtacataagccttattgatcccagacatatgccaaagttcttctaacctatgaattccaacttattgatcCTGTATAGAACTCACGTAGCCAAACTATATTTactccacttaatgatcaggttcaagcaaacatgttcaactccattaagcacaaaagaactaggaaatcatgcaaacaagaatatcgactatgatcaagcacttgtattcttaattcacaactcttaaatcacaagattaaattatcttttggcaccctagaaaacatctactcattgatcaaACATCATATtttccaaccaaataactcataaacaaaacctaggtcttattgatcccgagcaaagattttgaatagaAGTTCTATTAaaacggtgattaagagtttaacatagaaatccagaaattcaatagcaaaccaactagataaatagaatagtcatactaagggcttcatctcagccctagcttaggaatttagcaatccataactatgaaaaacatgactagaatcaaagaaaacatgaaacaaacaatggaagaattggGGAACTCGGGTCCAGCGATGGTGGGAgcttctcttctccttgttctctgCGAAAATAGGCTGTCTCTTGTGTATCTGAACGTCCTAGGTTTTCTGCCCTATATCTCTCTTTTCCAAatcctacttgacttgggcttcttaggttttctagtccaacttggaatagctttcttctctccaaaggaACGCAGGGTTATTAAAGTCAATGCAAGAAATTACTCCAAAAATATCAAACATGTTCAGCCTTGTTCCATTCAAGTGCTAAGAACAACGGACTTGGGCCTCACAAGTCAGATTCCGAAAATCCGCcagaatctgccttcccgaactaggttcgctaaaatcatcataacttgctccacaagaatgcgaatccacttccgtaaaattcctcagaaagctaacatccgtatctttccaatggtataaAGCTCGCCTGCTAGTTCCTTgtgagaaggtacagtttaTTCTGTGAATTTGACGCAAagcagagacaattctggacacTCAGGATAGCAAGTACCCTTTCAATCTTGCGTTTGATTttaagctccaaatctttcttttctccaatttaacctacaaaacacaaacacaaagtaaatgactcaaaaatgataagaactaagcctagaatcttacatttaagggtataaaaatgtatgaagttATGAGttatcaaatacccccaaacttagattttgctagtcctcgagcaaacaaaagaataaaaataaataagactcAAGACACGGACCTAATGTCTTCCAAACATCTCAGAGAACTTATATTGCCCACAAGCATGGTTAGTCAAGATTCAAGCAAGCACAATATCAAATTCGCAACTTCACTTAAAAGCTAATCGATTTTGATGACCATCATGCTCAAAATTTAGTGCAAGGACAATCAAACCAATGCAACAAAAGAAACTCAACTTcctcatgtttcaaacaagtgtcaactcaatttctcacaaggatgcactcaatttcttttcactcatgattttctgactATGGCATAAGCTTACATtttcactcaagttatatgtgagaggaatgatgtATAAAGgcaacaaatagctcacatatgacaacaagaaagaaaagctttttctgaaaatattttttttttattatgatcTCATGAAAGGAATGCCAAAACTTGGATGAAAGGccagtgacaccatatgctcacccctctgcacaagtctccacaaatcgaatgcacaacttcaaagatcaaagaggtctttatttagggttgtaatggggctatgGGTGTAGGTTTCAAGAAAGAAAGGATCGGGAAATCACAAAAATTCTAAGGAAATTTAGTAGAGCACGAAGATGATAATgtagagagataagaacttcAATGAATTTCCTCAAGGCAATAAAATTCGAAACACATGAAGCAAGAAACTTTTTCTTAAGGCCGGATGTCATCTTTTTGGGTCTTTGCTTCATTCTAAACACCACAATATAATAAACAACTTATCGAATCCAAGGAAAttcttctattatttttttctttcgatttttttcttctcggctattctttttgtttttttttttctcgatagccatcaatatttttttttcttcttccttggatCGACATTTACAATAACATTCCTCCATATTTGCTTACAACAATACCTTGAACAATAATGAATCTCTGAAAATTTTGCTCCACTAACTCCTTAGAATAGGGTCAAGATATAGCTATACTAGGttaaagggtaaggaatttgtGGTTGacgaaagaaaaggcttaatatAGGCTCAAgagggtttatctagggggttGCACAACTTGTGTGCATtaaagggacacaggtttaatttggctatggtggttaatcctagtgcctttatcctttcccattcatcatgcaattcaaccataTGCTTTGAGAggctttggggcaagttctagcatttgtccttatataATATATGCAAGTCAAATCCGAGTCTCAACCAAGatgaataaaagatgagatcatgCAAAATCCACGTCAAGAAAATAGGATGATCTATTCTAATTcactcagaaaagaaaagcacatatataggctcaaattctcacaggggttaaaatcaagtttagctcatccta belongs to Rosa chinensis cultivar Old Blush chromosome 4, RchiOBHm-V2, whole genome shotgun sequence and includes:
- the LOC112199270 gene encoding uncharacterized protein LOC112199270 — translated: MWSGFFPLVMCVCDSETDANWSFFFQHLKSLLEPQGRLITFISDRGVGLLSGFNKIFPSNPHLFYYKHLVHNLMTKYNSKGSSVLKDNVKKKFFELAYSCTEKEYRFHLRELREVGGADIIDSFLADLPLQNWCRTFFPGCRYGIMANSVAESFNAWFAVEREMPVYTMLDQTRIKVMQMMGERRDEAQLWTSRLTPVMEGRLKEGMKKACRFNVHYSHTNVYEVRSKYSYVVDLGTLSCSCKKWEINCFPCCHGLVAIQAASLDVYAFIDKHFHVDYCQKCYDFPIYPISNVDMASSESASSGFILPPNAKRPAGRPRLKRFKSRGECEKKLIRCS